One window of Sphingomonas sp. KC8 genomic DNA carries:
- a CDS encoding DUF7064 domain-containing protein, producing MNPADFRLTEADEYPHPPGPEPNFNESTYVNAFDDISGVGGWMRLGNRVNEGRAELSVCLYLPDGRIAVRFSRPRIAHNDAFDAGGLRFDVITPMQRLDATYEGEVTIVTNPDDLRDPARLFATAPRLPCTVAWQLDTISPQHGGEPVRDDVPTMYGRDFSLGHFNQHIAASGHITIGDEHFPINGHGWRDHSWGPRWWTNIIWYRLFLAAFPDGRGFMIHRIADETGRTRRSGVLLVDGRYHEITDFDAITDWTDAKDPASVRIIVRTETGLTAEITGEILSMAPLRNRREENGQELLSRIAEGHTRFTWDGVVGYGMTEYIEQVAKDGTLAGFPL from the coding sequence ATGAACCCCGCCGATTTCCGGCTGACGGAAGCCGACGAATATCCCCATCCCCCGGGGCCGGAACCCAATTTCAACGAAAGCACCTACGTCAACGCGTTCGACGACATAAGCGGCGTCGGCGGGTGGATGCGGCTCGGCAACCGGGTGAACGAAGGCCGCGCCGAACTGTCGGTCTGCCTGTACCTTCCCGACGGCCGCATCGCGGTGCGCTTCAGCCGCCCGCGCATCGCCCATAATGATGCGTTCGACGCCGGCGGCCTGCGCTTCGATGTCATCACCCCGATGCAACGCCTTGACGCCACTTACGAAGGCGAGGTGACGATCGTCACCAACCCCGATGATCTGCGCGATCCCGCCCGCCTGTTCGCCACCGCCCCGCGCCTGCCCTGCACGGTCGCATGGCAGCTCGACACCATATCGCCCCAGCATGGGGGTGAACCGGTGCGCGATGACGTGCCCACCATGTACGGCCGCGATTTTTCGCTCGGCCATTTCAACCAGCACATCGCCGCCAGCGGCCACATCACCATCGGTGACGAACATTTCCCGATCAACGGCCATGGCTGGCGCGATCATAGCTGGGGTCCGCGCTGGTGGACCAACATCATCTGGTATCGGCTGTTCCTGGCCGCCTTCCCCGATGGCCGCGGCTTCATGATCCACCGCATCGCCGACGAAACCGGCCGCACCCGCCGTTCGGGCGTGCTGCTGGTCGACGGCCGCTACCATGAAATTACCGATTTCGACGCGATCACCGACTGGACGGACGCGAAGGACCCGGCCAGCGTCCGCATCATCGTCCGCACCGAAACCGGCCTCACCGCCGAAATCACCGGCGAAATCCTGTCGATGGCCCCGTTGCGCAACCGGCGTGAAGAAAACGGCCAGGAACTGCTCAGCCGCATCGCCGAAGGGCATACCCGCTTCACCTGGGATGGCGTCGTCGGCTACGGCATGACCGAATATATCGAACAGGTCGCAAAGGACGGAACCCTTGCCGGCTTCCCCCTCTGA
- a CDS encoding enoyl-CoA hydratase/isomerase family protein, translated as MTDRISLEIADGVARLSLASPGRRNAIDLEFLQDFAAAALDIQSDASVRVILLRAEGPVFSVGGDLAEMVANRHRAERHVLEMASTFHLGIERLQLSPAPLVVALGGTAAGGGFSLVLGADLVIAGQSAKLVAAYTKSGLTPDGGATWFLPRIVGRQKAFEIMALNPVLTADDAHALGLVARVVADDALNAEATRVAAQLADLPSDALAVLKRQLHASHGNGLADQLAIEAGGIARSAAQPETQAALDAFFAKSR; from the coding sequence ATGACCGACCGTATCTCGCTTGAAATCGCCGATGGCGTCGCCCGGCTCAGCCTGGCCAGCCCCGGCCGCCGCAACGCGATCGACCTAGAATTTCTTCAGGATTTCGCCGCCGCCGCGCTCGATATCCAGTCCGACGCCAGCGTCCGCGTCATCCTGTTGCGCGCCGAAGGGCCGGTTTTTTCGGTCGGCGGCGATCTGGCGGAAATGGTCGCCAACCGCCACCGCGCCGAACGCCATGTGCTGGAAATGGCGTCCACCTTCCATCTCGGCATCGAACGGCTGCAATTGTCGCCCGCCCCGCTCGTCGTGGCGCTGGGCGGCACGGCGGCGGGCGGCGGGTTCAGCCTTGTGCTCGGCGCCGATCTCGTCATCGCCGGGCAATCGGCCAAGCTGGTCGCGGCCTATACCAAATCGGGCCTCACCCCCGATGGTGGCGCCACATGGTTCCTGCCGCGCATTGTCGGCCGGCAAAAGGCGTTCGAAATCATGGCATTGAACCCGGTTCTTACTGCCGATGATGCCCATGCCCTCGGCCTTGTCGCGCGCGTCGTGGCGGATGATGCGCTCAACGCCGAAGCCACGCGCGTCGCCGCCCAACTGGCGGACCTGCCGTCCGATGCCCTCGCCGTGCTCAAGCGGCAGTTGCACGCCAGCCACGGCAATGGCCTCGCCGATCAGCTCGCGATCGAAGCCGGTGGCATCGCCCGGTCCGCCGCCCAGCCCGAAACGCAGGCCGCGCTCGACGCGTTCTTCGCGAAAAGCCGGTAA
- a CDS encoding FadD3 family acyl-CoA ligase, producing METIPGVAKAAAGRFGDKAAIVDGDRSISYSGLWDAILRAAAGFAAAGLVKGDRVAIWAPNRLDWIVGCIGAQAAGCVVVPLNTRLKGGEAAFILNRSRARWVMTVDSFIGNDYRAMLAGEDLPHLERIITFGPEWDAFLADAKPDAATEALVDTVTADDPSDIMFTSGTTGDPKGVISGHGQTCRTYRSWTNSVGLTDQDRYLIVNPFFHSFGYKAGWLPCLMMGATIYPLANLDVAKLVALVSEHKITMLPGPPAIFQTILATDIGDADLSSLRLSITGAASIPPALIERMRSDLGIETVLTGYGLTETCGTVSLSDAHDPAEVVATTCGKPIPGIEVRIADAEGNVMAQGEEGEVQIRGFNVMLGYFEDPVGTAEAIDKDGWLHTGDVGKFVDDGRLVITDRMKDMYISGGFNCYPAEIEKILQRHPQVALAAVIGVPDERMGEVGKAFVIPVAGAKPDPAELAAWAKANMANYKAPRYVEVVESLPLNASGKVQKFALKTPA from the coding sequence ATGGAGACGATTCCGGGCGTCGCAAAAGCGGCAGCGGGCCGATTCGGCGACAAGGCGGCGATCGTCGATGGCGACCGTTCGATCAGCTATTCGGGGCTGTGGGACGCGATCTTGCGCGCGGCGGCCGGCTTTGCGGCAGCGGGCCTCGTCAAGGGCGACCGCGTTGCGATCTGGGCGCCGAACCGGCTGGACTGGATCGTCGGCTGCATCGGCGCGCAGGCGGCAGGGTGCGTGGTCGTTCCGCTCAACACCCGGCTGAAGGGCGGCGAGGCGGCGTTCATCCTGAACCGCAGCCGCGCGCGCTGGGTGATGACGGTCGACAGCTTTATCGGCAATGATTACCGCGCGATGCTGGCGGGCGAGGACCTGCCGCATCTGGAACGGATCATCACGTTCGGGCCGGAATGGGATGCATTCCTGGCGGACGCGAAGCCCGATGCCGCGACCGAGGCGCTGGTGGACACCGTCACCGCCGACGACCCGTCGGACATCATGTTCACGTCGGGCACGACCGGCGATCCCAAGGGCGTGATCAGCGGCCACGGCCAGACCTGCCGCACCTATCGCAGCTGGACCAATTCGGTGGGGCTGACCGATCAGGACCGCTACCTGATCGTCAACCCGTTCTTCCACAGCTTTGGCTACAAGGCCGGCTGGCTGCCGTGCCTGATGATGGGCGCGACGATCTACCCGCTGGCGAATCTTGATGTGGCGAAGCTCGTCGCGCTGGTGTCCGAGCACAAGATTACCATGCTGCCTGGGCCGCCCGCGATCTTCCAGACGATCCTGGCGACCGACATCGGCGACGCCGACCTGTCGTCGCTCAGGCTGTCGATCACCGGTGCGGCATCGATCCCGCCGGCGCTGATCGAACGGATGCGCAGCGACCTTGGCATCGAAACGGTGCTGACCGGCTATGGCCTGACCGAAACCTGCGGCACGGTATCGCTGTCCGACGCGCATGACCCGGCCGAAGTGGTGGCGACGACCTGCGGCAAGCCGATCCCCGGCATCGAAGTGCGCATCGCCGACGCCGAGGGCAATGTGATGGCGCAAGGCGAAGAAGGCGAAGTGCAGATTCGCGGCTTCAACGTGATGCTCGGTTATTTCGAGGATCCGGTGGGCACGGCAGAGGCGATCGACAAGGACGGCTGGCTGCATACCGGCGACGTCGGCAAGTTCGTCGATGATGGCCGGCTGGTCATCACCGATCGCATGAAGGACATGTATATTTCGGGCGGGTTCAACTGCTACCCGGCCGAGATCGAGAAGATCCTGCAACGGCATCCGCAAGTGGCGCTGGCGGCGGTGATCGGCGTGCCCGACGAGCGGATGGGCGAAGTGGGCAAGGCGTTCGTGATCCCCGTCGCAGGGGCCAAGCCCGACCCGGCCGAACTGGCGGCCTGGGCGAAGGCGAACATGGCGAATTACAAGGCGCCACGCTATGTGGAAGTGGTGGAAAGCCTGCCGCTGAACGCATCGGGCAAGGTGCAGAAATTCGCGCTGAAGACCCCCGCCTGA
- a CDS encoding phosphotransferase family protein, whose translation MPASPSDPASALTAAVRRRFGQAACVEHVVQATLGGSNRTLLFDLVEGSSRKRLVSREETFDGEANPFLTPAQQYRLMAHVHAAGVPVPEPIFEYDAADTLGPGFVTAFVAGETLPRRLLERDDRAALLRQLAQALVRLHGLDVPALPPSSVIPTHTSSQRTLGSPEAEAPPPHTVIPAQAGIHNPCVLERDATSENMDSRLRGNDELGATSHPLAFLNAIPESADPVAAMRLRIDALDEPHPALELGLRWLETHRPPARPRALVHGDFRNGNFMVGETGLAALLDWECTHLGSGVEDLGWLCTRSWRFGQDTRHAGGFGTRDELITAYADAGGPRLDPDEIRWWERYGLVRWAMYNILQAHGFERGRRSPAYAVCGRNTALMEYDLLMTLGGRYD comes from the coding sequence TTGCCGGCTTCCCCCTCTGACCCCGCATCCGCGCTGACGGCGGCAGTGCGCCGCCGCTTCGGCCAGGCCGCGTGCGTGGAACATGTGGTGCAGGCAACCCTGGGCGGATCGAACCGCACCCTGCTGTTCGATCTCGTCGAAGGATCATCCCGCAAGCGCCTGGTATCGCGCGAAGAAACCTTTGACGGGGAAGCCAACCCCTTCCTCACCCCCGCCCAGCAATATCGCCTCATGGCCCATGTCCACGCCGCCGGCGTGCCGGTGCCCGAACCGATCTTCGAATATGACGCTGCCGACACGCTCGGCCCCGGCTTCGTCACCGCCTTCGTCGCCGGCGAAACCCTGCCCCGCCGCCTGCTCGAACGCGACGACCGGGCCGCGCTGCTGCGCCAACTGGCCCAAGCGCTGGTCCGGCTGCATGGGCTGGATGTTCCGGCACTTCCCCCCTCTTCCGTCATCCCCACACACACGTCATCCCAGCGAACGCTGGGATCTCCTGAAGCTGAAGCGCCCCCCCCACACACCGTCATCCCCGCGCAGGCGGGGATCCATAACCCATGCGTTCTCGAAAGAGACGCCACGTCAGAGAATATGGATTCCCGCCTACGCGGGAATGACGAACTGGGGGCAACCAGCCATCCCCTCGCTTTCCTCAACGCCATCCCCGAATCCGCCGATCCCGTCGCCGCCATGCGCCTGCGCATCGACGCGCTCGATGAACCGCATCCCGCGCTCGAACTGGGCCTGCGCTGGCTCGAAACCCACCGCCCGCCGGCACGCCCCCGCGCGCTCGTCCATGGCGATTTCCGCAACGGCAATTTCATGGTGGGCGAAACCGGCCTTGCCGCCTTGCTTGATTGGGAATGCACCCATCTGGGGTCGGGCGTCGAAGATCTCGGCTGGCTCTGCACCCGCTCCTGGCGCTTCGGACAGGATACCCGCCACGCCGGCGGCTTCGGCACCCGCGACGAACTCATCACCGCTTATGCCGACGCCGGCGGCCCCCGCCTCGACCCGGATGAAATCCGCTGGTGGGAACGCTACGGCCTTGTCCGCTGGGCGATGTACAACATCCTGCAAGCCCACGGCTTCGAACGCGGCCGCCGCTCGCCGGCCTACGCCGTCTGCGGCCGCAACACCGCGCTGATGGAATATGATCTGCTGATGACCTTGGGCGGAAGGTATGATTGA
- a CDS encoding enoyl-CoA hydratase/isomerase family protein — MEILSANAVAALAAARPLAEDFGPDSPRPLLALSLDGADAGLGDWLRGLPCPVIGIGAGPLGAACDVVLPDPSGLAVIARNVSTTPIAAMVLVQHLRASEHLDLHAALTAESFAYGTLQQGPEFKRLTFTRIQHISNNTPPLEIGITDSSLNLTLNRPATLNAIDVEMRDALSEALDLALADPACPHVHLAATGRCFSTGGEVAEFGLASDPATAHWVRTLRLPARRLAQLTGRLSVHVTGAAIGAGVEMAAFASRLTATPDAWFQLPELKYGLIPGAGGTASLPRRIGRQRTAYMALSMRRIPAATALEWGLVDAIAS; from the coding sequence ATGGAAATCCTCTCCGCCAACGCCGTCGCCGCGCTTGCCGCCGCGCGGCCGCTGGCGGAAGATTTCGGGCCTGACAGCCCACGCCCGCTCCTCGCCTTGTCGCTCGATGGCGCGGATGCGGGCCTTGGCGATTGGCTGCGCGGCCTGCCCTGCCCGGTGATCGGCATCGGCGCCGGCCCGCTCGGTGCCGCCTGCGATGTCGTGTTGCCCGATCCGTCAGGCCTGGCGGTGATCGCCCGCAATGTCAGCACCACCCCGATTGCGGCGATGGTACTCGTCCAGCATCTGCGCGCGAGCGAACATCTCGATCTCCACGCCGCGCTGACCGCCGAAAGTTTCGCTTATGGCACGCTTCAGCAAGGCCCTGAATTTAAGCGCCTAACCTTCACCAGAATCCAACATATTTCCAACAACACCCCGCCGCTTGAAATAGGAATAACCGATTCCAGCCTCAACCTGACACTCAATCGCCCCGCTACCCTGAACGCCATCGACGTCGAAATGCGCGACGCCCTGTCCGAAGCATTGGACCTCGCTTTGGCCGATCCCGCCTGCCCCCACGTCCACCTGGCCGCCACCGGCCGTTGCTTTTCCACCGGCGGCGAAGTTGCCGAATTTGGCCTCGCCAGCGATCCCGCCACCGCCCATTGGGTCCGCACGCTCCGCCTCCCGGCCCGCCGCCTCGCGCAGCTGACAGGCCGGCTCAGCGTCCATGTCACCGGTGCCGCCATCGGTGCCGGCGTGGAAATGGCCGCATTCGCCAGCCGCCTCACCGCCACGCCCGATGCGTGGTTCCAGTTGCCCGAACTCAAATATGGCCTGATCCCCGGCGCCGGCGGCACCGCCAGCCTGCCCCGCCGGATCGGCCGCCAGCGGACCGCTTATATGGCGCTGTCGATGCGCCGCATCCCCGCTGCCACCGCGCTGGAATGGGGACTGGTCGACGCCATCGCGTCATAG
- a CDS encoding amidohydrolase family protein has protein sequence MTLAELMLMLAAIETAGVHPGDRIEHCGVAPPDIIAWIARLGLTVVTQPHFVAERAAAYRVEVDPVDRPFLYPLRSLKAAGIRVAAGSDAPFGGLDPWAAMAAAVTRPDGLGPEEAVTPEKALALFTGTASDPGGAAREVAVGQIADLCLIDRPWKIARRDLAAVTARAAFVGGAPIYDAMASTSPHSSAVAAGMRRIDSAI, from the coding sequence GTGACGCTGGCGGAACTGATGCTGATGCTTGCTGCGATCGAGACGGCTGGCGTTCATCCGGGTGACAGGATCGAGCATTGCGGTGTGGCGCCGCCAGACATCATCGCCTGGATCGCGCGGCTGGGGCTGACGGTGGTGACCCAGCCGCATTTCGTGGCCGAGCGGGCTGCTGCCTATCGGGTCGAAGTCGATCCGGTGGATCGCCCGTTTCTATATCCGCTGCGGTCGCTGAAGGCGGCGGGAATACGCGTTGCGGCAGGCAGCGATGCACCGTTCGGCGGGCTTGATCCATGGGCGGCGATGGCGGCGGCGGTGACGCGGCCTGATGGGCTGGGACCGGAGGAAGCGGTGACGCCCGAGAAGGCGCTGGCTTTGTTCACCGGAACCGCGAGCGATCCGGGAGGCGCCGCACGCGAGGTGGCGGTGGGCCAGATCGCGGACCTGTGCCTGATCGACCGGCCGTGGAAAATCGCCCGGCGCGATCTGGCCGCGGTGACGGCGCGGGCGGCGTTCGTTGGGGGGGCGCCAATCTATGACGCGATGGCGTCGACCAGTCCCCATTCCAGCGCGGTGGCAGCGGGGATGCGGCGCATCGACAGCGCCATATAA
- a CDS encoding acyl-CoA thioesterase, translating to MAGFFAMEPGIGPGRWLVEAAPWLTVGPPATAFMFGGVGLGASVEAAERTTGRSVVWATAQYLTYAPRGATVEFEVTPLVEGRQTSQVRLTAWVDGRQMLGAGLSLGEKPGAVRRQFVAPGIVPPPQDCPPMPLRWGSAPDDLYSRLETRVAKGWDATGDDVGHMVFWMRPTGKPGMGGGPIDRPMLAIMADFVPASIGNALSDGQGDVAANSLDNCIRFLNIVDTEWVLCDIRVHGAASGFGHGEMLLFAQDGTLMATASQSVILRSLRYQQAG from the coding sequence GTGGCGGGGTTTTTCGCCATGGAGCCGGGCATCGGGCCGGGCAGGTGGCTGGTCGAGGCGGCGCCATGGCTGACCGTGGGACCGCCCGCAACCGCCTTCATGTTCGGCGGTGTCGGGCTGGGCGCTTCGGTGGAGGCGGCGGAGCGCACCACCGGACGATCGGTGGTGTGGGCGACCGCGCAATACCTGACCTATGCGCCACGCGGCGCTACCGTCGAGTTCGAAGTGACGCCACTGGTGGAAGGCCGGCAGACCAGCCAGGTGCGGCTGACGGCCTGGGTGGATGGCCGGCAGATGCTGGGCGCGGGCCTGTCGCTGGGCGAAAAGCCGGGGGCGGTGCGCCGCCAGTTCGTGGCCCCGGGCATCGTGCCACCCCCGCAGGATTGCCCGCCCATGCCGCTGCGCTGGGGTTCGGCGCCCGACGACCTTTATTCGCGGCTGGAAACCCGCGTCGCCAAGGGCTGGGACGCGACCGGCGACGATGTGGGGCATATGGTGTTCTGGATGCGCCCGACCGGCAAACCGGGCATGGGCGGCGGCCCGATCGACCGGCCGATGCTGGCGATCATGGCCGATTTCGTGCCCGCGTCGATCGGCAACGCGCTGTCCGACGGCCAAGGCGATGTCGCCGCCAACAGCCTGGATAATTGCATCCGTTTCCTCAACATCGTCGATACCGAATGGGTGCTGTGCGACATTCGCGTGCACGGTGCTGCATCCGGCTTTGGCCATGGCGAAATGCTGCTGTTTGCGCAGGATGGCACGTTGATGGCGACGGCCAGCCAATCGGTGATCCTGCGCAGCCTGCGTTATCAGCAGGCCGGGTGA
- a CDS encoding SDR family oxidoreductase, with protein MAERRLRFDDKIVLVTGGSRGIGRDIVNSFAEVGAKVHTCGRTPPGDGLPATFHACDVRKADQVEEMLAAIGAEHGHVDIVVNNAGGSPHVDAATASPRFSESIIALNLLAPLHVSRAAHPWLTKAAGQTAIINIASVSAIRPSPGTSAYAAAKTGLLGLTRSLAQEWAPKIRVNAIIAGLIGTEDAAATYGSEDIQNQIIANQPIGRLGTGQDIASACLFMASDYAGYVNGAAWEVDGGGELPPFFSILKANGVA; from the coding sequence TTGGCTGAGCGGCGTCTGCGCTTTGACGACAAAATTGTGCTGGTGACGGGGGGTAGCCGTGGCATCGGCCGCGATATCGTCAATTCTTTTGCCGAGGTGGGCGCCAAAGTGCACACCTGCGGCCGCACGCCGCCGGGCGATGGCCTGCCCGCGACGTTCCACGCCTGCGACGTGCGCAAGGCCGATCAGGTGGAAGAAATGCTCGCCGCGATCGGCGCGGAACATGGCCATGTCGATATCGTCGTCAACAATGCCGGCGGATCGCCGCATGTGGATGCCGCCACCGCATCCCCGCGTTTTTCCGAATCGATCATCGCGCTCAACCTGCTCGCCCCGCTGCACGTCAGCCGCGCGGCGCATCCGTGGCTGACGAAGGCTGCGGGGCAGACGGCGATCATCAACATCGCCAGCGTTTCGGCCATCCGCCCGTCGCCCGGCACCTCGGCTTATGCGGCGGCGAAAACCGGCCTGCTCGGCCTCACCCGCAGCCTGGCGCAGGAATGGGCGCCCAAGATTCGCGTCAACGCGATCATCGCCGGGCTGATCGGCACCGAGGATGCGGCCGCCACCTACGGGTCCGAAGATATCCAGAACCAGATCATCGCCAACCAGCCGATCGGCCGGCTCGGCACGGGCCAGGACATCGCGTCGGCCTGCCTGTTCATGGCGTCGGACTATGCCGGCTACGTCAACGGCGCTGCCTGGGAAGTCGATGGCGGTGGCGAACTGCCGCCCTTCTTCTCGATCCTCAAGGCCAACGGCGTTGCCTGA
- a CDS encoding amidohydrolase family protein has protein sequence MLIVDAEVGGRIVDIRLSDGRIAAIAPMLPIVAGEAIVEARGGAVLPGLHDHHIHLNALAAALVSVRCGPPDVLTLDGLATVLHAADGMGWLRGIGYHESIGRIDRDWLDRHGPDRPIRIQHRGGRMWVFNSRAIAVLGGGPEDGRLVDGDIWLRSRLQSDPPDLQPVGAALARYGVTGLTEVTPRNGPDDLARYRAADLPQRLLVMGQRSLDDRPGWGRSSSTITIMICPALIHWRRRSPVRTMPGDQ, from the coding sequence ATGCTGATTGTCGATGCCGAGGTTGGCGGGCGCATCGTCGATATCCGGCTAAGCGATGGCCGAATAGCTGCGATCGCGCCGATGTTGCCGATCGTCGCGGGAGAGGCGATCGTCGAGGCGCGGGGCGGCGCGGTTTTGCCGGGGTTGCACGATCACCACATCCATCTGAATGCCCTGGCGGCGGCCTTGGTGTCGGTGCGCTGCGGGCCACCGGATGTGCTGACGCTCGATGGATTGGCGACGGTGCTGCATGCTGCGGACGGCATGGGGTGGTTGCGCGGTATCGGCTACCACGAAAGTATCGGCCGGATTGACCGCGATTGGCTTGACCGGCACGGGCCGGATCGCCCGATCCGCATCCAGCATCGCGGCGGCCGGATGTGGGTGTTCAACAGCCGGGCGATCGCGGTGCTGGGCGGCGGGCCGGAGGACGGCCGTCTGGTCGATGGCGACATCTGGCTGCGTTCGCGGTTGCAGTCTGATCCGCCCGATCTGCAGCCGGTGGGGGCAGCATTGGCACGCTATGGTGTCACCGGGCTGACGGAGGTCACGCCGCGTAACGGTCCCGACGATCTTGCCCGCTATCGCGCGGCGGATTTGCCACAAAGGCTGCTGGTGATGGGCCAGCGTTCGCTGGATGATCGGCCGGGGTGGGGGCGGTCAAGCTCCACTATCACGATCATGATTTGCCCGGCCTTGATCCATTGGCGGCGGAGATCGCCGGTGCGCACGATGCCGGGCGACCAATAG
- a CDS encoding DUF6285 domain-containing protein: protein MTHHYRPSTADLVGTVTEFLREIGPKLDSGDRYQALVCGHILAMVERELRGEPLADQDEAALVTAIRAGERDADWDATFTAILDRTIARVAITKPDHLAPEHRPA from the coding sequence ATGACCCACCACTACCGCCCGTCCACCGCCGATCTCGTCGGCACCGTCACCGAATTTCTGCGCGAAATCGGGCCGAAACTCGACAGTGGCGATCGCTATCAGGCGCTCGTCTGCGGCCATATCCTCGCCATGGTTGAACGCGAATTGCGGGGCGAACCATTGGCCGATCAGGATGAAGCCGCGCTTGTCACCGCCATCCGTGCGGGCGAACGCGATGCCGATTGGGATGCCACCTTCACCGCCATCCTCGATCGCACCATCGCCCGCGTCGCCATCACTAAACCCGATCATCTCGCACCGGAGCACCGCCCCGCATGA
- a CDS encoding CoA transferase has product MSETLSIIADRANCLLADLGSKADIRPVGDHPALSWRRSGLMAVTGQPDGPGLVCPAAFTLAADAALAALGALAPGASLPLNGALLLGERARLMGLQRRGRVSANGSCHLLDAADGVFALNLARDDDWGLISAWLEEDAMDWPAIDRAVRTRSAGDLMARGIELGLPIALDRPPVASRQWFVATEPVVARGMRRTPLVVDFASLWAGPLAASLLGMVGAHVVKVESSRRPDGARMGHAGFFDLLNGGKKCVAIDFSAEDERQALRDLVASADIVIEGSRPRALAQLGIDAAAAVAAGTIWVSITGHGRVGAAADRVGFGDDAAVAAGLASVMADGWGKAMFAGDAIADPLTGLFAALAAWATWRAGTARLIELSLAGTTGHVLGQERADRAMLLEWQAMAERDVTPLYPLRQPRMAAAPLGHDTLAVLASC; this is encoded by the coding sequence ATGAGCGAGACGCTTTCCATCATCGCCGATCGCGCGAACTGCCTGCTCGCGGATCTCGGCAGTAAGGCTGACATTCGCCCCGTGGGGGACCATCCAGCGCTGAGCTGGCGGCGATCCGGCCTGATGGCAGTTACCGGTCAACCAGACGGACCTGGCCTCGTCTGCCCTGCAGCGTTTACGCTGGCGGCGGATGCGGCGCTTGCGGCGCTCGGTGCGCTTGCGCCCGGTGCGTCTCTGCCGTTGAACGGGGCCTTGCTACTCGGCGAGCGCGCACGTCTGATGGGGTTGCAACGTCGTGGACGTGTTTCCGCGAATGGATCATGCCACCTGCTTGACGCGGCGGACGGGGTATTCGCGCTGAACCTGGCACGGGATGATGATTGGGGGCTGATCTCCGCGTGGCTTGAAGAGGATGCGATGGATTGGCCGGCGATCGATCGCGCGGTCCGTACGCGTTCGGCTGGTGATTTGATGGCGCGGGGCATCGAACTGGGCCTGCCCATTGCGCTTGATCGTCCCCCGGTTGCTTCGCGCCAATGGTTCGTGGCGACGGAACCGGTTGTCGCGCGAGGGATGCGCCGGACGCCTTTGGTGGTCGATTTTGCATCGTTGTGGGCAGGGCCATTGGCTGCGTCGCTGCTGGGAATGGTCGGCGCGCATGTGGTGAAGGTGGAAAGTTCCCGGCGGCCGGATGGCGCCCGAATGGGACATGCCGGCTTTTTCGATCTCCTGAATGGCGGCAAGAAATGTGTGGCCATCGATTTTTCTGCCGAAGATGAACGGCAAGCGCTGCGCGACCTGGTTGCGAGCGCCGATATCGTCATCGAAGGCTCGCGCCCCCGCGCGCTGGCGCAACTTGGTATAGATGCGGCCGCCGCCGTTGCCGCCGGAACGATCTGGGTTTCGATCACCGGGCATGGCCGGGTGGGGGCTGCCGCGGACCGGGTGGGTTTTGGTGATGATGCCGCCGTCGCCGCGGGACTTGCGTCGGTGATGGCCGATGGCTGGGGCAAGGCGATGTTCGCGGGCGATGCGATTGCCGATCCCCTGACCGGTCTGTTCGCTGCGCTGGCGGCGTGGGCGACATGGCGGGCGGGCACAGCACGACTGATCGAGCTTTCGCTGGCGGGGACGACGGGGCATGTCCTTGGCCAAGAGCGCGCCGATCGCGCAATGCTGCTTGAATGGCAGGCGATGGCGGAACGGGATGTGACGCCATTATATCCCCTGCGACAGCCAAGGATGGCGGCAGCACCGCTTGGCCATGACACCTTGGCGGTGCTCGCGTCATGCTGA
- a CDS encoding VOC family protein, translating into MPEPRTRIKALNHVGLTVADLDRSIAFYTAIFDVTVEGPWDRTGPGVGKVTGYPGCSVRQAFLNFGRADQLLELLEYTNGGVVVDPANGNAGAGHFAVVVDDVDGLYAALLAKGHRFVSPPMTTSPNPLFYGRIVYLIDPDGFRIELYQPLEA; encoded by the coding sequence TTGCCTGAACCGCGCACCCGGATCAAAGCCCTCAACCATGTCGGCCTCACGGTCGCCGATCTTGATCGGTCGATCGCCTTTTACACCGCGATCTTCGATGTCACGGTGGAAGGGCCGTGGGACCGCACCGGCCCCGGCGTCGGCAAGGTCACCGGCTATCCGGGCTGTTCGGTGCGGCAGGCGTTCCTGAACTTCGGCCGCGCCGATCAGTTGCTGGAACTGCTGGAATATACCAATGGCGGGGTCGTGGTGGATCCCGCCAACGGCAATGCGGGTGCCGGCCATTTCGCGGTGGTCGTCGATGATGTCGATGGCCTCTACGCCGCCCTTCTCGCCAAGGGCCACCGCTTCGTCTCCCCGCCGATGACGACGTCGCCCAACCCCTTATTCTACGGCCGGATCGTCTATCTGATCGATCCGGATGGCTTCCGCATCGAATTATATCAGCCGTTGGAGGCATGA